One stretch of Cyanobium sp. Tous-M-B4 DNA includes these proteins:
- a CDS encoding Ni/Fe hydrogenase subunit alpha, translating to MTSTITIDPVTRIEGHAKITLHLDQSGRITDARFHVVEYRGFETFCEGRPFTEMAGITARICGICPVSHLLAAAKTGDKLLAVQPPAAARKLRRLLNLAQICQSHSLSFFHLSSPDFLLGWDSDPAKRNVFGLMAADPELARAGIRLRQFGQQLIEQLAGRKIHAAWAVPGGVRTPMTPETAAWIHQRLPEAEATVRLALEVFQRLLDQQLAEEQRVFGTFDSLFMGLVDDQGQWSCIDGLLRLVDSSGAVVADGLSEDDYVSFLGEAVESWSYLKFPYYKPLGYPEGMYRVGPLARLNVCERIGTPWADAELAAFRARNGTTASGGRIANSSFAYHHARLVEIVACLEAIGQLAQDPELQSPHVRSHASLNANEAVGVSEAPRGTLFHHYRVDDDGLITRVNLIIATGQNNLAMNRTVAQIARHYLGPAPLAEGAEIPEALLNRVEAGIRCFDPCLSCSTHAAGQMPLRIELVDATGRRLAERVRD from the coding sequence ATGACCAGCACGATCACGATCGATCCGGTGACCCGCATCGAGGGCCACGCCAAGATCACCCTGCATCTCGATCAGTCGGGCCGGATCACTGATGCCCGCTTCCACGTGGTCGAGTATCGCGGCTTCGAAACCTTTTGTGAGGGCCGGCCCTTCACGGAAATGGCGGGTATTACGGCGCGCATCTGCGGCATCTGCCCGGTGAGCCACCTGCTGGCCGCGGCGAAAACCGGCGACAAGTTGCTGGCCGTGCAGCCGCCTGCGGCGGCCCGCAAGTTGCGGCGGCTGCTGAACCTGGCCCAGATCTGCCAAAGCCACTCCCTCTCGTTTTTTCACCTCAGCAGCCCCGATTTCCTGCTGGGTTGGGATAGCGATCCGGCCAAGCGCAACGTGTTTGGCCTGATGGCGGCCGATCCGGAGCTGGCCCGAGCCGGCATCCGCCTGCGCCAATTTGGCCAGCAGCTCATCGAGCAGCTGGCGGGCCGCAAGATCCATGCGGCTTGGGCGGTGCCCGGGGGCGTTCGCACGCCGATGACGCCTGAGACGGCGGCCTGGATCCATCAGCGCTTGCCCGAAGCCGAAGCCACGGTGCGGCTGGCCTTGGAGGTGTTTCAGCGCTTGCTGGATCAGCAGCTGGCTGAAGAGCAGCGAGTGTTTGGCACCTTCGACTCCCTGTTCATGGGCCTGGTGGACGACCAGGGTCAGTGGTCGTGCATCGATGGCCTGTTGCGGCTGGTGGACAGCAGCGGCGCCGTGGTGGCCGATGGCCTCTCAGAAGACGACTACGTCAGCTTCTTGGGCGAGGCGGTGGAGAGCTGGAGCTACCTGAAATTCCCTTATTACAAGCCCCTTGGCTATCCGGAGGGGATGTATCGAGTGGGCCCCCTGGCGCGCCTGAATGTGTGCGAGCGGATCGGCACCCCCTGGGCCGATGCCGAGCTGGCGGCCTTTCGCGCCCGCAACGGCACAACTGCCAGCGGCGGCAGGATTGCTAACTCGTCGTTTGCTTATCACCATGCCCGTCTGGTGGAGATCGTGGCTTGTCTGGAGGCGATCGGCCAGCTGGCGCAGGATCCCGAGCTGCAATCCCCCCACGTGCGCAGCCATGCCAGCCTCAACGCCAACGAGGCGGTTGGGGTGAGCGAGGCGCCCCGGGGCACGTTGTTCCACCACTACCGGGTAGATGACGACGGCCTAATCACCCGGGTGAACCTGATCATCGCCACCGGCCAAAACAACCTGGCGATGAACCGCACCGTGGCTCAGATCGCCCGCCACTACCTCGGCCCCGCGCCACTTGCCGAGGGCGCCGAAATCCCTGAGGCCCTGCTCAACCGGGTGGAGGCGGGCATCCGCTGCTTTGATCCCTGCCTGAGCTGCAGCACCCATGCAGCCGGTCAGATGCCGCTGCGAATAGAGCTTGTGGATGCCACTGGGCGGCGGTTAGCGGAGCGTGTGCGGGATTAA
- a CDS encoding glycosyltransferase: MAEVLLLSVPVFGHVKPMLALARALVADGHRVRWLAGEAFRARVESTGAVFCAMREGFDYSLPEKVPQTLQQRRQALRGLAQLRFDLDVFFIQPSQGFCLDLLALHDEQAADLVVCDSFLMAGAWWSERTGRPWVQLCCTVLTCPSRAVAPFGLALPPDDSLLGRWRNRVLRLLTRSLLFRSLRTSADQARAGLCLPPRRPWLFDQVSADLVLSGTVAAFEYPRPDLPAQVSFVGPLLEEEQEAFTPPSWWGDLDGVTVVHVSQGTINTDPSLLLRPTIEALADQPLLLVVTTGRSDGSSEALGALPANVRAAGYLPYGFLLPKVALMITNGGYQGVQAALSFGVPLVTAGAGEDKPEVCARLRRTGASLDLGTAHPQATAIRAAVQEVLTDPSYRAAAQTLAAQMAAAGGAAEAVRRINLVLDKQRLAADQVIAANN; the protein is encoded by the coding sequence ATGGCTGAAGTGCTGCTGCTGTCGGTTCCAGTGTTCGGCCATGTCAAGCCGATGCTGGCCCTGGCCCGTGCTCTGGTGGCTGATGGCCATCGGGTGCGTTGGCTGGCGGGGGAGGCGTTTCGAGCGCGGGTGGAGAGCACCGGGGCGGTGTTCTGTGCAATGCGGGAGGGTTTTGATTACTCCCTGCCTGAGAAGGTGCCGCAGACCCTGCAGCAGCGACGACAGGCTTTGCGCGGTTTGGCCCAGCTGCGCTTCGATCTTGATGTCTTTTTCATTCAGCCTTCCCAGGGGTTCTGCCTGGATCTGCTGGCTCTCCACGATGAGCAAGCTGCCGACCTGGTGGTTTGCGACAGTTTTTTAATGGCCGGTGCCTGGTGGAGTGAGCGCACCGGGCGGCCCTGGGTGCAGTTGTGCTGCACTGTGCTCACGTGCCCCAGTCGCGCGGTGGCACCGTTCGGCCTGGCCTTGCCGCCCGATGACTCTCTGCTTGGGCGGTGGCGCAATAGGGTCCTGCGGCTGTTGACACGCAGCCTGCTGTTCCGCTCGCTGCGTACCAGCGCCGACCAGGCCCGTGCCGGGCTCTGCTTGCCACCTCGACGGCCCTGGCTGTTCGATCAGGTGTCTGCCGATCTGGTGCTCAGTGGCACCGTGGCGGCATTTGAGTATCCCCGGCCTGATCTGCCAGCTCAGGTCAGCTTCGTGGGTCCGCTGCTGGAGGAAGAGCAGGAGGCCTTCACTCCCCCCTCCTGGTGGGGTGACCTCGATGGCGTCACGGTGGTGCATGTGAGTCAAGGCACTATCAACACTGATCCCTCGTTGTTGCTGCGACCCACGATTGAGGCCTTGGCGGATCAACCGCTGTTGCTTGTGGTCACCACCGGCCGGTCAGATGGATCCAGCGAGGCGCTTGGCGCATTGCCTGCGAACGTGCGAGCGGCTGGTTATCTCCCTTACGGGTTCTTGCTGCCCAAGGTGGCCCTGATGATCACCAACGGTGGCTACCAGGGCGTGCAGGCCGCCTTGAGCTTCGGGGTGCCCCTAGTTACGGCCGGTGCCGGCGAGGACAAGCCGGAGGTCTGTGCTCGCCTCCGGCGCACCGGAGCTTCCTTGGATCTCGGCACCGCTCACCCCCAGGCCACCGCTATCCGTGCTGCGGTGCAGGAGGTGCTCACCGACCCGTCCTATCGGGCCGCAGCCCAGACCCTGGCGGCGCAAATGGCCGCTGCTGGAGGGGCTGCAGAAGCTGTCCGCAGGATCAACTTGGTGCTGGACAAGCAACGCCTCGCTGCGGATCAGGTCATCGCCGCCAACAATTAG
- a CDS encoding hydrogenase maturation protease — protein MQQHPQGSRLVIGIGNSLRGDDGVGALLAEQVGGRSVQQLTPELAAELAELEAVLFIDAWLAPAGAAPRITSISLAAGAAESHRLEPAQLLAISQALYGCAPAAHLLQVPATRFDHGTTLSAELQAALPQAQALMQGWLARHA, from the coding sequence ATGCAGCAGCACCCCCAGGGCAGCCGCCTGGTGATCGGCATCGGCAACAGCCTGCGCGGTGACGACGGGGTTGGGGCCTTGCTGGCCGAACAGGTGGGGGGACGCAGCGTCCAGCAGCTCACTCCGGAGCTGGCGGCGGAGCTGGCCGAGCTGGAGGCGGTGCTGTTTATCGATGCCTGGCTGGCGCCGGCCGGCGCGGCTCCCCGGATCACCTCGATCTCGCTTGCCGCGGGTGCGGCCGAGAGCCACCGGCTGGAGCCGGCCCAGCTGCTGGCGATCAGCCAGGCGCTCTACGGCTGTGCCCCTGCCGCCCACCTGCTCCAGGTGCCGGCGACGCGCTTCGACCATGGCACCACGCTCTCGGCTGAGCTTCAGGCCGCCCTGCCCCAGGCCCAGGCACTCATGCAGGGCTGGCTGGCGCGCCATGCATGA
- the hypA gene encoding hydrogenase maturation nickel metallochaperone HypA — protein sequence MHELSLMEAVRDQSLAAANAEGATRITAISLRIGSLAGVEPEALRFAHTVVMDGTIAAGAELRIEIVIARFFCEPCQQAFDTEQGDCLCLRCGSFSRRLLQGRELELTSLELS from the coding sequence ATGCATGAGCTCAGCCTGATGGAGGCGGTGCGCGATCAGTCGTTGGCGGCCGCCAACGCTGAGGGTGCCACTCGCATCACGGCGATCAGCCTGCGGATCGGCAGCCTGGCCGGGGTGGAGCCTGAGGCGTTGCGCTTTGCGCACACGGTGGTGATGGACGGCACGATCGCGGCGGGAGCCGAGCTGCGCATTGAGATTGTGATCGCTCGCTTTTTTTGTGAGCCCTGTCAGCAGGCGTTCGATACCGAACAGGGCGATTGCCTTTGCCTCCGCTGCGGCAGCTTCAGCCGCCGGCTGCTGCAAGGCCGCGAGCTGGAGCTGACCTCGCTAGAGCTCAGTTGA
- a CDS encoding SDR family NAD(P)-dependent oxidoreductase produces MSAPTVLVTGASSGIGAATARLLLERGWRVFAAARRLEAMEPLAALGAEVMALDLSDDDSRRQLAEQLTAKVGALDALVNNAGFGEVGPLETLALDRARAIFEVNVFGLMGLTQQLLPAMRERGRGRIVNISSIAGRWVSPGSGWYGASKFALEALSDALRLELKAFGVSVVVVEPGVIATDFANVASPSMEGSLSCSTYGFMMRAVRKSWDAVYRGASPPLEVALTIERALTDPTPSARYLCGHQSASVIASRILPTRLWDSLVRIQMT; encoded by the coding sequence ATGTCAGCCCCAACCGTTCTTGTAACCGGAGCTTCCAGCGGAATTGGTGCGGCGACAGCTCGCCTATTGCTGGAGCGCGGCTGGCGTGTGTTTGCAGCTGCTCGACGGCTGGAGGCAATGGAGCCCCTGGCCGCCTTGGGTGCCGAGGTGATGGCACTGGATCTAAGCGATGACGACTCACGCCGCCAGCTCGCTGAGCAGCTCACAGCCAAGGTGGGTGCCCTCGATGCGCTGGTCAACAATGCTGGCTTCGGTGAAGTGGGTCCGCTTGAGACATTGGCCCTGGATCGAGCCCGGGCGATTTTCGAAGTCAACGTCTTTGGGCTGATGGGTCTCACCCAGCAGTTGTTACCTGCCATGCGCGAGCGAGGTCGCGGTCGCATCGTCAATATCTCCTCGATTGCCGGTCGCTGGGTTTCACCCGGATCGGGCTGGTACGGGGCCAGCAAGTTTGCGCTTGAGGCACTGAGCGATGCCTTGCGACTCGAGCTCAAGGCCTTCGGTGTCAGCGTGGTGGTGGTTGAGCCGGGCGTGATCGCTACCGACTTTGCCAACGTGGCCTCCCCTTCGATGGAGGGATCCTTGTCTTGCAGTACCTACGGCTTCATGATGCGTGCCGTTCGCAAGAGCTGGGATGCCGTCTACCGGGGTGCCTCCCCGCCGCTAGAGGTGGCACTAACAATCGAGCGAGCTCTCACCGACCCCACCCCATCAGCTCGTTACCTCTGCGGTCACCAGTCAGCCTCAGTGATCGCCAGCCGGATCCTGCCAACCCGACTGTGGGACAGCCTGGTTCGCATTCAGATGACCTGA
- the hypB gene encoding hydrogenase nickel incorporation protein HypB → MCRDCSCGQPALEPLLQPTRQLPLHTALLQRNDAQAAGLRQRFEAAGVTVVNLLSSPGSGKTALLEALAQRLDPAGLAVIVGDLATDNDARRLQAAGLAAVQITTGQACHLEAPMVAEGLHRLSHQGISLEQLELLVIENVGNLVCPGAYDLGESLRVVLLSTTEGEDKPLKYAPIFHAADLVLITKIDLAEAVGFDRAAAHAAIARVAPHASVLETSARSGAGLDALIAALAR, encoded by the coding sequence ATGTGCCGCGACTGCTCCTGCGGACAGCCGGCGCTTGAGCCGCTCCTACAACCAACCCGCCAGCTACCCCTGCACACGGCCCTGCTGCAGCGCAACGATGCCCAGGCGGCCGGCCTGCGCCAGCGCTTCGAAGCCGCAGGGGTCACGGTGGTGAACCTGCTCTCCTCGCCCGGCTCGGGCAAAACCGCCCTGCTCGAAGCCCTGGCCCAGCGCCTCGATCCCGCCGGTTTGGCGGTGATCGTGGGCGATCTGGCCACCGACAACGACGCCCGCCGCCTCCAGGCCGCCGGCCTGGCGGCGGTGCAGATCACCACTGGCCAGGCCTGCCACCTGGAGGCGCCAATGGTGGCCGAGGGTCTGCATCGCCTCAGCCACCAGGGCATCAGCCTTGAGCAGCTTGAACTGCTGGTGATCGAGAACGTCGGCAACCTGGTCTGTCCCGGCGCCTACGACCTGGGAGAGAGCTTGCGGGTGGTGCTGCTTTCCACCACCGAGGGAGAAGACAAGCCGCTCAAATATGCGCCGATCTTCCACGCCGCCGATCTGGTGCTGATCACCAAGATCGACCTGGCCGAGGCGGTGGGTTTCGATCGCGCCGCCGCCCACGCCGCCATCGCCCGCGTCGCCCCCCACGCCTCCGTGCTGGAAACCTCGGCCCGCAGCGGTGCCGGCCTCGACGCCCTGATCGCTGCCCTGGCGCGATGA
- the hypF gene encoding carbamoyltransferase HypF, which produces MNVARLRLWCRGVVQGVGFRPLVHRLAAELQLVGEVENVAGAVRLELQGKRRSLELLLRRLPEALQPPGALEPLAPEWLPPLVPAPPGLRIAAATAQLLGASLIAPSLAADLAPCPTCLAELHDPGNRRHRYPFISCSHCGPRYSIASAEPYARAHTSLAGFRLCALCQQEFDDPSDRRFHAETIGCPACGPRLQWQGAGAGGGDPLAAGLALLAAGGILALQGVGGFQLLVAAGDPAAVARLRQRKQRPAKPLALLVADLEQIPAAVELSAAERLQLQHPAAPIVLLRLRPGQRQPFAGVAPGSAALGVMLPASPLHQLLAAGFGRPLVATSGNRSGEPLCLDPAESLDRLAGIADGFLLHNRPIVRRLDDSVLQLIEGRPVLLRRARGYAPQALALQAPPGTALALGGDLKSAPALALGGRVWLAPLLGDLAGPLPQQLLSEGLEQLLERPGPGLAALACDGHPGYASHQLAAAAARRLGLPLQLVQHHRAHGLAVAAEHGLPLPLLVWACDGLGYGEPAEASGHRLWGGELLWLTTSGAERWACLRPFPLPGGERAMAEPRRAALGLLAAAGPEALGHPGAAACRAAFSPGDWQLLLQAIASGCNSPLCSSTGRLFDAAASLLDLCQRSSFEGEAGLLLEGLALQAPPPQVAPMPLLPAAGLQLGWLDWQPLLQSLLNARAAGVSPQESAACSHASLAAGLASAAAKAAGRLGATTVLLAGGCFQNRLLLERSAAALRAAGLVPRWAEQLPSNDGGLALGQLWAALADLPITK; this is translated from the coding sequence ATGAATGTGGCGCGGCTGCGCCTGTGGTGCCGTGGCGTGGTGCAGGGGGTGGGTTTTCGGCCCCTGGTGCATCGCCTGGCCGCCGAGCTGCAGCTGGTGGGCGAGGTGGAAAACGTCGCTGGTGCCGTCAGGCTGGAGTTGCAGGGCAAGCGCCGCTCGCTCGAGCTACTGCTGCGGCGCTTGCCCGAGGCGTTGCAGCCCCCCGGCGCTCTTGAGCCACTGGCGCCTGAGTGGCTCCCGCCCCTCGTTCCGGCGCCACCCGGCCTGCGCATCGCCGCCGCCACCGCCCAACTCCTGGGCGCCAGCCTGATCGCCCCGTCCCTCGCCGCCGATCTGGCCCCCTGCCCCACCTGTCTGGCCGAGCTCCACGACCCCGGCAACCGCCGCCACCGCTACCCCTTCATCAGCTGCAGCCACTGCGGGCCCCGCTACTCGATCGCCAGCGCCGAGCCCTACGCCCGCGCCCACACCAGCTTGGCTGGCTTCCGCCTGTGCGCTCTCTGCCAGCAGGAGTTCGACGATCCGTCTGATCGCCGCTTCCACGCCGAAACGATCGGCTGCCCCGCCTGCGGGCCCCGGCTGCAGTGGCAGGGAGCCGGGGCCGGCGGTGGGGATCCGCTGGCGGCGGGCCTGGCCCTGCTGGCGGCGGGCGGGATTCTGGCCCTCCAGGGGGTGGGCGGCTTCCAGCTGCTGGTGGCTGCCGGCGATCCGGCGGCGGTGGCCCGGCTGCGCCAGCGCAAGCAGCGGCCCGCTAAGCCCCTGGCCCTGCTGGTAGCCGATCTGGAACAGATCCCTGCTGCCGTGGAGTTGTCTGCAGCAGAACGGCTCCAGCTGCAGCACCCGGCCGCGCCGATCGTGCTGCTGCGGTTACGGCCAGGCCAGCGCCAGCCCTTCGCTGGGGTGGCCCCCGGCAGCGCCGCTTTGGGGGTGATGCTGCCGGCTTCGCCGTTGCACCAGCTGCTGGCGGCGGGTTTTGGCCGCCCCCTGGTGGCCACCAGCGGCAACCGCAGCGGCGAGCCCCTCTGCCTCGATCCGGCCGAGTCCCTCGATCGCCTCGCCGGCATCGCCGATGGCTTCCTGCTGCACAACCGCCCGATCGTCCGCCGCCTCGACGACTCGGTGTTGCAGCTGATCGAAGGGCGGCCGGTGCTGCTGCGCCGGGCCCGCGGCTACGCCCCCCAGGCCCTGGCTCTGCAGGCCCCGCCCGGCACCGCCCTGGCCCTTGGCGGTGATCTCAAAAGTGCGCCGGCCCTGGCGCTCGGCGGCCGCGTTTGGCTGGCGCCACTGCTGGGTGATCTGGCTGGGCCCCTGCCGCAGCAGCTGTTGAGCGAGGGGCTCGAGCAGCTGCTGGAGCGCCCTGGCCCCGGGCTCGCCGCCCTGGCCTGCGATGGCCATCCCGGCTACGCCAGCCACCAGCTGGCCGCGGCGGCGGCCCGGCGGCTGGGGCTGCCGTTGCAGCTGGTGCAGCACCACCGCGCCCACGGCCTGGCTGTGGCGGCGGAGCACGGCCTGCCGCTGCCCCTGCTGGTGTGGGCCTGCGATGGCCTCGGCTATGGCGAGCCGGCCGAGGCGAGCGGCCATCGGCTCTGGGGCGGTGAGCTGCTCTGGCTCACGACGTCTGGCGCCGAGCGTTGGGCCTGCCTGCGCCCCTTTCCCCTGCCCGGCGGCGAGCGGGCCATGGCCGAACCCCGCCGGGCCGCCCTGGGCCTGCTGGCCGCGGCCGGCCCGGAGGCCCTGGGCCATCCGGGGGCCGCTGCTTGCCGGGCCGCTTTCAGCCCCGGCGACTGGCAGCTGCTGCTGCAGGCCATCGCCAGCGGCTGTAATAGCCCGCTTTGCTCCAGCACTGGCCGCCTGTTTGATGCGGCGGCCTCCCTGCTGGATCTGTGCCAGCGCAGCAGCTTTGAGGGGGAGGCGGGGCTGCTGCTGGAGGGCCTAGCCCTGCAGGCCCCGCCTCCGCAGGTGGCGCCCATGCCGCTGCTGCCGGCTGCGGGGCTGCAGCTTGGCTGGCTCGATTGGCAGCCCCTGTTGCAGAGCTTGTTGAACGCGAGAGCTGCGGGGGTGTCGCCGCAGGAGAGCGCTGCCTGCTCCCACGCTTCTCTGGCGGCCGGCTTGGCCAGTGCCGCGGCTAAGGCGGCTGGGCGCCTTGGTGCCACCACCGTGCTGCTGGCCGGTGGCTGCTTCCAGAACCGCCTGCTGCTGGAGCGCAGCGCCGCTGCCCTGCGCGCGGCCGGCCTGGTGCCCCGCTGGGCTGAGCAGCTGCCCAGCAACGACGGAGGTCTGGCCTTAGGCCAGCTTTGGGCAGCTCTGGCTGATCTCCCTATAACGAAGTAG
- a CDS encoding HypC/HybG/HupF family hydrogenase formation chaperone, with the protein MCLATPGLILTITGSPADAGPDAELWRQAEVDFGGVRQWVSLACLPEAAVGDRVLVHVGMALSVVLAEEP; encoded by the coding sequence ATGTGCCTGGCCACCCCCGGCCTGATCTTGACGATCACCGGTTCGCCTGCGGATGCCGGCCCTGATGCGGAGCTGTGGCGCCAGGCCGAGGTGGATTTCGGTGGTGTGCGCCAGTGGGTGAGCCTGGCCTGCTTGCCGGAGGCGGCGGTGGGCGATCGGGTGCTGGTGCACGTGGGCATGGCCCTGAGCGTCGTGCTCGCTGAGGAGCCATGA